cccaatgctgcggtgagaaatagtggagcaacatcagaaaggagtttctcagggAAAAATCATCATTatctacagtgcatcatatcatccaaagattcagagaatctggaacaatctctgtgtgtaagggtgaaggctggaaaaccataccggatgcctgtgatcttcgggccattagacgccactgcatcacatacaggaatgctactgtaatggaaatcacaacatgggctcaggagaacttccagaaaacattgtcggtgaacacaatccaccgtgccattcgccgtcgccggctaaaactctataggtcaaaaaagaagccgtatctaaacatgatccagaagctcaggtgttttctcagggccagggctcatttaaaatgcactgtggcaaagtggaaaactgttctgtggtcagacgaatcaaaatctgaagttctttttggaaaactgggacgccatgtcatctggactaaagaggacaaggacaacccaagttgttctcagcgctcagttcagaagcctgcatctctgatggtatggggttgcatgagtgtgtgtggcatgggcagctgcacatctggaaaggcatcatcaatgctgaaaggtatatccaagttctagaacaacatatgctcccatccagacgtcgtctctttcagggaagaccttgcttTTTCCCACATGACAaagccagaccacatactgcatcaattacaacatcatggctgtgtagaagaagaatccgggtactgaaatgtccacctgcagtccagatctttcacccagagaaaacatttggtgcatcataaagaggaagatgatagaagaagacctgagacagttgagcatctagaagcctgtattagacaagaatgggacaacattcctattcctaaacttgagcagcttgtctcctcagtccccagacgtgtacagactgttataaagagaagagaggacgccacacagtggagacatggccttgtcccaacttttttcagatgtgttgatgccatgaaatttaaaatcaacttatttttccctcaaaattagacattttctcagtttaaacatttgagatGTCGTCTAtgtttattctgaataaaatattgaaatttaaaacttGCACATCATTGCGTTCTGGTTTtcttcacaatttgtacagtgtcccaactttttttggaatcaggtttgtacatatatttgcatttttattctaaataatgGTACTTTAtctcaaatacattttcactACAAGTTTTAAAAATGAGATTCAGAATGAAAAAGATGATGTGAAATCATGTGTAGGAATTTTAAACATCATGCTAAtgtgcgtgcgcgcgtgcgtgcgtgtgtgtgtgcgtgtgtgtgtgtgcgtgtgcatgtgcgtgtgtgtgtgtgtgtgtgtgtttttgctccAGGTCaggtgttgatggtgtttggTCCTCGTGTGCTGCAGCACTCGATGTGTTTGTGTCAGGGACGGTACGATTATCTCCAGCGTCTGCCGGATCTGTTACTCCTCCACATCATGGCATATTTAGAGTTGGAGGATGTGAGGCAGCTCGCACACACCTGCCACAGGTTCAGACAGGTGAGGCAGGAAAACCCTTTTACCCCAGAGGTGTTCAGAGGTGCAGGCCAGAGCTCTGAGCAGCTCACCTTCTTCACGTCTACATGGAGCTCAGTGTGTACAGGGACATGGTCACTCTGGAACAGTGCAGGAACATCTCAGTTGTCAGGGAAACTGTAActgtacagcacacacacacaaacacacacacacacacacacacacacacacacacacacacacacacacagacattgaaCCCAGACAGACCAGAGGCAAGATTAAAGGTTTACCCGTGATTTATTGAGTCCTTTTTGTCTTAGAAAAGGTGTTTGTGTAGgggtgggagtgtgtgtgtgtgtgtgtgtgtgtgtgtgtgtgtgtcttgcatTGCAAGGCACAGGGTGGAGAAGTCGAGGTTAAGGTGTTTCAGACCGTTGGGTGAAGGGAGGAATCTGAGAGAAGAGAAAGTGAACCAGCATTAGCCAGGAGTAAAAACGGAGCTCAGCTCTGCTGTCACCACTACCCCCCTTTTATACTCCCCCGTTTTCTTGAAGTTGGTACGAATCTGCTgaactcatcatcatcatttgcCATCAGTTCCATTTCTCCACCCCGCTCTCTTCTCATGTGCTCCTCTGATGGTTCACAACATTGGTGCTGAAATGCCGCTGTCCGTTCAGCACCATGCCGGCAGTCGTGTTTTTCCTCTGGCTTGCGGGAGCTGGAATCCATTCgtcacagtgtgtttgtgtgtgttacttgtctataagtttgtgtgtgttatttgtcTGAAAcctttaactgtgtgtgtgtgtgtgtgtgtgtgtgtgtgtgtgtgtgtgtgtgtgtgtgtgttgtgtagctcgGAGGAGTTTTGGGAACAGACCGTACGGCTGCGCTGTGACACTTTGACCCCTGGGATGGAGGATTTGGCCCGAGATGTTGGATGGAGGAGAGTTTTCTTTACCAACAAACTCCAGCTCCAAAAACAGATCCGCCGCCGCAgagtgcgcgcacacacacacacacacatacacacaaacacatacacacacacatctgattaATAACATCAGTCACAATGATATTCACTAATCACACttatgttttgtttggtgtttgatgtttttagcagtttttttttaattttcattcaaagattttgttaaaaattaaacagatttattttgttgttattaatcacaaaacaattttcaaataaaatatatttttcttgattAGTTTTAAAGCAGATAAATCACACCTACATgtcacttttatttcatttaggtTTTTTATCTGCAGATTTTCTGTgaaattttatacaaaatactatttaaaaaaaagtaattttatatCAGTCATGTGATTATACATTGTTTTATCTTTAATGAGTTTTTACCCCCTCACACTGaacaataaaatcattttacacTCGACACGTCTGCAGAGAAACGCGTTCTGTATGTGATCTCCTCCCCTTTTTTTACACGTCCCCGACTAATGATTTGGATTTGAAttctattacttttttttcttctgatctTCGGCTGCATTTCTGCTCTCTGGTTCTCACCTTCTGTTTCTGATCATCAGATATTTTTATCTCCTCCTGTCTCCTGTCTCTGTGAACACTGCAGCATTTCATGTGCAAGAGATGATCTGTTTTTCCTGATTCACACAGACTCTAAAAGTCTGGGGTGTGGGTCCTAGTCTGGTGTCTGGGGTCTGGTGTCTGGTGTCTGGGTCCGAGTTTGGGGACTGAGTCTAAATGTGGTCCAAGTCTCAGGTCTGAGTCTGGGGTTTGAATCTGACTCTCACACGATCCAAAAAAGCaagtttttataataatttaaatatttaacaacaatatttaacaatattacacattaaaatcTATTGTTACTTCAAAAATctataactttttaaaaacactcaTTTAATCACCGCTCGACTGTATGATTTCTACACCACGCCGTCTCCAACGTACTTCAACAACTAACCTGTCAGAGTCTTTGTGTTCAGACACCAAGACAGAAGGAGAAAATTCTGACTGAGATAAACAGAGACTGAACGTaaatgacgatgatgatgatgatgatgatgatgatgatgatgatgatgattgtagGTGTTCGAGGTGTGCAGGTTTAAATCACTCTTCAGCGCCAGTAAAAAAGCAGGCGAGGCGAGGAGAGcagaaatgagaaagagagagagagagggagatggagggagaaagagagagagggagggggtgAAAAACACTGTGAAAGTGGAGCTGTGATGTGGAGAGATGATGAACCTCAGTTATGGAATGGACGGACATTTCCACCTTCACATAGGGAGACCAGACTGTGTGTCTTTGATTTTCAGGTCACATGACTTCTGTGTTCGGTTCAAACTACTGGATTTGTAGAAATACTTTTCCTGACTTGTTAATGTGAAACTTTTaatattctgattttattttgattcGGTCGTTTTACATCAGGATTCAGTGTGAAGAAGGTAAGAAAGTATTTAATCAGCtacagtgtgtatttgttttcccttctctctctctctctctctctctctctctgtctctctctctctctctctctctctctctctctctctctctgtctctctctctctctctctctctctctctctctctctctctctctctctctctctctctctctctctctctctctctctctctctctctctctctctctctctctctctctctctctctctctctctctctctctctctctctctctctctctctctctctctctctctctctctctctctctctctctctctctctctctctctctctctctctctctctctctctctctctctctctctctctctctctctctctctctctctccctctctctctctctccctctctctctctccctctctctctctctctctctctctctctctctctaactctgtcttttgtcttgttttatcTGAATCCTCCTGAACGTTAGAGATATGAATCCTGATGACTGAAGCTGATTTGCAGGTTAAAGCAGGAATTTTGTTTTGcagaataaaatgtacaattattttttaatgtcattcaaattagtttttttttttttgtcaaaacacgAGAAATTAAAGATTTAATTACTGGACCCAATAAATCATGCAGTATGTGTTGgatattgattgattgattgatgaatTTATGGATGAATAGGTTATAAGTCAAATGAATTGATATATTGGTTGTTTACTGATGGTCAGTTAACGAGTCTATTGGTTTAGTTATAGATTTAAATAATTGGTTTGGGGAGtcaatgatttattaattgcttTTCTGATTGGTTTATACATTATTAATTGAATAGTTGATTGATTATTTAATACTTTCATTGATGAATTGTTTGACTTATTGATTGATTCActgatttataaattattagatttattaattgattccTGTAATGATTTGTTGGTTGATTtagtaaaaatatgaattattgaTTGAATTGTATGtatttgattaattgattgattatcTGATGTAATTGATGAATTTGTTTCTCTCAGGTGTAATGAGTCACTCTGATAATCAGCATCTCCTGGACATG
The genomic region above belongs to Silurus meridionalis isolate SWU-2019-XX chromosome 20, ASM1480568v1, whole genome shotgun sequence and contains:
- the fbxo36b gene encoding F-box only protein 36b isoform X4 — protein: MAQLLGETVLEVSAQGPAPIKDYYSFRVTQTEVIWRWWKISLRLDSRSMRPGEVRESHSEYLEDSRLQGQVLMVFGPRVLQHSMCLCQGRYDYLQRLPDLLLLHIMAYLELEDVRQLAHTCHRFRQLCSSEEFWEQTVRLRCDTLTPGMEDLARDVGWRRVFFTNKLQLQKQIRRRRV
- the fbxo36b gene encoding F-box only protein 36b isoform X5, whose amino-acid sequence is MAQLLGETVLEVSAQGPAPIKDYYSFRVTQTEVIWRWWKISLRLDSRSMRPGEVRESHSEYLEDSRLQGVDGVWSSCAAALDVFVSGTVRLSPASAGSVTPPHHGIFRVGGCEAARTHLPQVQTGEAGKPFYPRGVQRCRPEL
- the fbxo36b gene encoding F-box only protein 36b isoform X3; the encoded protein is MAQLLGETVLEVSAQGPAPIKDYYSFRVTQTEVIWRWWKISLRLDSRSMRPGEVRESHSEYLEDSRLQGQVLMVFGPRVLQHSMCLCQGRYDYLQRLPDLLLLHIMAYLELEDVRQLAHTCHRFRQLCSSEEFWEQTVRLRCDTLTPGMEDLARDVGWRRVFFTNKLQLQKQIRRRRVRAHTHTHIHTNTYTHTSD